One Monomorium pharaonis isolate MP-MQ-018 chromosome 4, ASM1337386v2, whole genome shotgun sequence DNA segment encodes these proteins:
- the LOC105837052 gene encoding uncharacterized protein LOC105837052: MKFFIVLFAIVAAVSAGYEQVYHAHYIPQQPAIPPPHPGPLHIKGNDHVTRIHYGAPHVPHPHLVGVEHYVPAPEPAISVVKTGHGW; encoded by the exons ATGAAGTTCTTC ATTGTTTTGTTCGCCATTGTGGCTGCCGTCAGCGCTGGATACGAG CAAGTATACCACGCGCATTACATCCCCCAGCAGCCCGCCATTCCGCCCCCGCATCCGGGTCCCCTGCATATCAAGGGAAATGACCACGTCACCAGAATACATTATGGCGCTCCTCATGTTCCGCATCCACATCTCGTTGGCGTCGAGCATTACGTACCCGCCCCGGAACCAGCGATCTCCGTCGTGAAGACTGGACACGGCTGGTAA